The genomic stretch AACACACAATTTTGAAAAAGGTGGTATATAaaattttctttaaataataaattattgatgtcaattaaatagttaatattattaattttttaatttaatttttaatgttatctaattaataatattaaatattattaaattattttaatatagaaattgaaaattttatagtaataattttttttacaattaataatgattaattaaaaattactacatatcttataaaaattaattttttaattaattaaataataaaattttgattcaatattatttaattaaataagtctttaaaattaataatgattaattaaataaataataaattattataagaaattattttaatttatttattaaatattattatctaatattaactattattaaattaattgattatagaaattgaaaattttatttaataaaagtttttacaattaataatgattacttaaaaattactacatatcttataataatttattttttattaaataacataatctaattgaataatttaatttaatttaatttaatacaaatcttaaaaattaataatggttaattaaatagttaatattattaattatttaatttaataattaatgttacataattaataatattaactattattaaattatttgaatatagaaattgaaaattttatttaataaaagtttttacaattaataatgattacttaaaaattactacatatcttataataatttattttttagtaAATAACAtaatctaattgaataatttaatttaatttaatacaaatcttaaaaattaataatgattaattaaatagttaatattattaattatttaatttaataattaatgttacataattaataatattaactattattaaattatttgaatatagaaattgaaaatataattgtttaaaatataatatatgagaCTTGTAATCATGATGTTCATTTCCATTGGTGATATTTGATACTAACTAACAATTTAATACTAACTAATCATTTTTGTTCCTAAGTACAATGTCAGCAGATATAGCCACTTCTCATGGCGGAGATGGTGGAGGtctagacccgccagatcctagtagagtaccctcttcctgcgagtcaggttaataataattttcaaattttgctcatagcttgaaagtcaagctctacgaatgtttaaatataatattaatatttcaaattttggttaTTCTTGAAAATGTGGATAGCTGAAGTGCCGAGAAAAAAAGGTCGTGGCCTGGCTAATTCGAAGCCACTTGAAATTCGAAGGCGAAATGCCGGGAAACCTCTAGATCTTCAGCTTGATCCTAGGACGGACAAAGTGGTTGGCTTGGAGGACCAAGCTTTTGTCCGCGAGATAGGCCTCCAAGTCACTTTGTTGTTgccaggacattacttggatttcgctgatatacctcaacaatttaaggAACAAGTCGTACATAGGATGAAGGTACAAATTTAGAACAACTCTTGTGGTATAATTTTTAATGTAGAAATCATTTACAAACTAAACTAACATGTTATTTTTAATGTagtatttttataatgttgatggtcatccagaacccgggagagttatgaaaactatctacacagagatgcgcaaaagatattctgagagaaagaacatcagacatactcacttcaaaaaatattactctaaTCCGGAAGATTTGCAGAGTGTTTTAGTtgccccacctgaccattgctccaaggagagttggaaagatattgttcagttgtttttgagcccaaaatttatcgcgcgatccaaccaaaacaagaaaaacagaaaagaaatgaagtatacatcgacgcaaggcacaaaatcgatggcagctaagcgtcaccaatttgtaagtaaaaatattaatttaatttaacaaaattttacattctaacttcctatctctaaatttgtataggcgaaccctgatgaacatgttattgatacttggaaagatagccatttgagaaaatcgacaaaagtttttgtcaacgacacagctcgagaaacttttgtaagtttaaacttttgtgttattattttcattaaactatgttactgatgtgtttctaacactttttatgaacaggaaaaaatgacggaagagcttgagagggcacgacttcaaagtcagtctcaaggaccgacggagggatctgaaactggatctgctgctgaatcctcgtcgatcgatcagtacgagattatgagtaaagtacttggggagaggtctgactttcaaagaggagtaggttacagcaaaggcaaagggaaaaaatCAGCTTCCAGCTCCACAAGTCAGTCACAGGCCCAACCTGTTCATACACCTCAGGAAGACATGGCTACTATGGCGGAAATGATGAAGTCAATGCGTGAAGAGATCCGGATGTTGAAATCTCAACAAGGTCCATCTGGTAATCCTCAGCATACCAGTACAGAAACTGAGTCGCGGTTTGAAAGCCTTCTCCAACGatatttaccatcacaacctgaaggtggtatatcttctcaaagtccacctccttggtcgatgccacaacaacaacaacaacatgtgTATCCACCTCAACAGAATTATCCAAACACGTACGGACGTTCCTCCCAGTCCCCTCCTTTATATTACCCCGACGTCGCTACCGGATCTCAGACGTCACATCCTAGGCGTCGTGACTTCGGGGATTCATCGCAGCAGCAGCATCCACAGCAgatgtatggtcaatttgtgagtccgtcgcagcagcagaggtatggtcagtttgagagttttTTGCATCAGTCTCCCTCGCCGCGACCACATGCTCGACAATTTAGACCATCTTCGCAGCATCACTCTACACaagcaccacagtttgcttcaccaccattgCCGCGCCCTAATACTAGTGATCAAGATATTGATCTTAATGAGTATTTTACACCAAGTTGGCCagatcaaaacaataataattagattacgttttttaattatattaagacaattgaaattttattatgtttatgttataattactttatatgtaattaaaatgagacaatttgtattttcttatgttaattttatgattaattaaaatGTTAGTTTTGTtagatgaatattaattgtgttattaattataatatatgttaaatattattatttttaaataagtattatatgtatatttattaagaaataaaataaaattaattgttttattttagtaTTAGTATTGAGATACCGGCGGACTAATACCGGCGgaacccgccggtaataatccgGTCAAACGGTGTCAGCGTTGCACAACACCGGCGGACGCccgcctctattaatccgccggtaatagTGCAATACCGGCGGGTAGTGTCAAACGGTCGGTAATGGTGATAATACCGACCGTTTATTAATGGCGGGACTTTACCGGCGGATTTCCGCCGGTAATAACAAATACCGGCGGATATACCATGTATTACCGGCGGGCTCCTCCGCCGGTAATGGTGATTTTTGTTGTTGTgttggctgccacggccaaggagttctctgaggaactagggggttaccctatttttgccgcttaggttggcgggttgtaaatttcaaactgtaattaacattttggattgtaaataacttgtagacgcttttatgggcccatgaacaaattttaagttttaaataaaatatatcattcccttttaattggttttacaccttaacctgttaataacacctagaagcacgtttttaaccaaagaactcgggtagcgagttaaattcacggttcaacgttcacagtatctgtcctggggtaaccagggcgttacagtgtcgatgaagttatttattttaaatcatgtttttccgcatttagttttgtaaacgaTTTTccttagtttaaaattatgttttatgttttaaacaatgggtacccatgccatattttctattaatatgtatttgatacaatattttgatatttaataaagttctattattatGTAAATTTCATGGTCATGAATCATCATTCTGCTAATTATGTCGTTTTCTTGGTTTGTTGAATCTTGGAGCTtcaattctttctttctttctttcttttttttttgtttgaatcttgAGCTCGGAGCTTGGATTTTGGGACGTTCTTTCTTTCATACTTtgtttttgtaaatatatatatattgataatattcCTATAGTAATTTCTGAAAGTTGTCCGATTCATATCTGGTTTTCCTTAATTCTCTTAAAGAAAATGACTAGTTATTTCACTCCACCAATGCGAATTTTTGTTGTGTTATCTCAAagtgtttaataatttttataaattagtCTAATAGTGTTAATTAATGCGAACTACTTTCACTTGATAAATTTATAAAAGTATTCAAGTAAATAAATTATCTGTGTTATATTATATCtagaaataataaattattaaatggaatttaaaaataaaatatttcttcataattaaaGGAGGACGTACGGTTCAAGACATAACCACAAGaattaaaggaaaaaaaagtaacatttaaaaaaaaaatgcataaataAAAGTAACTAATAGTAACCTAACCCTATTGTCATTTTGTTTCTGTGTCTTAATGAAATGCATTAGAGACAGCTCTTTTGTCCAGTGTCTATGCGTACACCAAATAAGTGAAGTATCTGGTTGTTGTTGTTTTCAGTATTGGTGGACTTCTCCAATTGCTTGGCTGCATGTGTGCCGTCACGGTCACGGTCACGGTCACGGTCACGGTCACGGCCACGGCCACGGTCACGGTCATTGTTTTGGATGGTATGTGTGCTCACCACTCGGACCAACCATGGGTTGATGCCCCTCACAAATTTGATATCTCCTCCATCCCATGTCACCTACGTACAGTTACATAATTTTAACAAACGAGTCTATAGGATTATTTTGTACAATCAATGCATGCGTGtagagttatatatatatatataatcaacaaaaacaaatTGAATAATAATACCTGTAGAAGGCGCCACAGAGGACCAAGCCAGCGGCTTGGTTGATCATCTACATCAGAGTTAATGGATCCCATGAACCAGCTCACCCGAGAGGAATCCTCACTCTCGAAAGCCATCTTAAATCTTGCCCCAGGGCCCAACTGACTCTTCCTCATCACCGCCGCATACACCGCCGTGGCGTCAACGCAGAACTCTGGGGTACCATTATTTGGGTAGTAACTCACTTGGAATGGCTTCACTTGCACCGCAAGATTTACAGCTTCAATAGCACTTTCAGCCCTCTTTCTTCCTACCCTATTGTCCCTCTTCACTCGCCTGATTCCGACAGAGACCTCGCCATTCTCAGCCTTCGAGAACACGATCGAGTCTCCGGCTACCAATTTCTTGCCGTTAACGAATTTACTCCAACCTGTAGTCAACAAATGCCGAAGGGGCCTCCCCCTATACACATGCCGAAACCTCCAAATCCTGCCCTGAACATCCCTGGCTCGAAGAGTCTGAACCGGCGGATCATCATTGTAATCCAATTCCGGAAAAATAGTCTCCGCCAGTTTCTTCGGAACTGAGAAACCACCGCCATTGTGAGCGTCGGATTGTGTAAGCACCTTAGAAAAAAACTGCGGTCTCTCTAAGTTCACAATCCCGCCCAGAACGTCGTCGACCCAGTCGCGGTTGATGGCCTCGATATAGGCTTCAATCGGCAACGGGACGAGACTAATCCTGGTGAAAACCTCATCGCTATCTAATTCCACGTTGAACTCCACGGCCGTGACTCGGCAGTGAATGTTCGGCGGAACTCTATATGCGGCTAAGTAATCGGCGTTGGCTCCGGCAAGCTCGACGTGGCCCTGAGGGAAGTAAAACACATTCGCATTGACCGGAGGAACGTGAACCAGTCGTCCGGCACAGGCGTGCCATAGCAGGGGATCTACCACGTTCCTCCTCTCTCCTGCTTCACCAGGTTCGTTCatcttcttgttcttgttcttgttttGGTTACACAGAGAAACAAGTCCAAAAATCGAAACTGAGAAGGAATAATATGCACAAGAACAGTAGTAGAGAAACCAATCCCTAGAGAGTTCTTCTACTTATAGATAATATGTAGTGTTTGAGATCATTATATTAAATTCAAATGAAGTcggttaaaaaaaaatatcttgacTTCAAATTTTAATAAGttgtttttaaaaattttgatatttttttaatatatatttaactgAAAATCTGCTTCAgactttaaaaaattaatataaaattataatatttaaatatgtaGTTTAAAATTATAGGCCACGTATGctcatattatattttatttaaaaaaaaatactttttttatttctaaagaatatatatatataaatttttttgataATTTGTCTAAAATTTTTGATTAATTGTTTGTAGAAATTTTCGACTTGCTATTTAAGTTATGAGAAataattttgcaaaaaaatatttaaaataggaTAAGTATAAAATCACTTTAATAAATAAGTTATTAATGACCCTTAGATAATATATGTATACTTGCATGAGAGATTACAATTACATATACTTACAAATTCATTATTTAATCTGTTAATTTATAATAGGAATTTTTATGGGAACTCGCCATTTTTTTTTATGGGAATGGAGTTGAGAATAATTTTTCGTCCCAAAATATTAAATGGTGTACGAATGAAGATGATAACACTAagcttttaattatttttatgtattatatatgtttttgttGAAGTTTATTAGTAAATTCTTAAAGATTTGTaaattttatatatgataatatttagtattttatattataaatatagtctaatatttttatttttatattattaactatttttattttaaaattttaattttttaacaaatAAATAGCTGTGCGAATTCTTTGCCTTTCTTTGCCTTCCCATAGACAAGgatgaaaattaaaattgtgcatgTGAGAAAACACAAATAAGAGATGCAAGTTTGCTTagtttaaagttgtaaatattgtctgtaattttgatataaatatttatatcaataaagtCTACTTATATGACATATAAAcacaacatataaatatatatttacatgattacGTGACAtgtatataaaatacaataatatttaaaatgaaattaataatagaaataaaataagaatagaaaaaactatagtgtagacaatagtatgcatgcattaattatttttagtttctaatgtatatcacaatatgtgaatttgataaataaaaagaactctaatcacttgataaaaaacaaagtatcacacaaatttataagataaaaaaaatgatatgtatacatttattatttctaaataaatatgttttaattatttaaattatcataaaatatcttaaaaatattttattttaatttatttttgtttaaatttatgtttgttatagtttttgaatttagtAGTTACAACTaacaaattatatattatatatttaatataatattaagtttaaatttaattaaattttatttaagttataaaatatataattttaatatttttaaataattattattataaaatatctaaaaaaaatatcttattttaattgatttagttatttatttaagtttaaatctaTCTaactttaaatataaatataagaatatttaaaTACCACTCTTAATATCTCTCAATCATTAGAGACTCCATTTTCTTTTCCTATCTTTCGAGAGAATGGGGAAATCATTGTTCGGAAGTGTAGTGAGGGACATCAACACTCTGATTCTCCCGAATCCACTAGCAGCGACCCTCGAAACTCGTACGATTATTCTTCAAAGACGGAGTATTTTCATCAGTGACAGATTGATGGGTGTGGGTGAAGGCCGTGCCGTTAGTCTGGTGTTCTGCAACTTCGGCCGTGTCAAGATCGAAGGAGCCCAATGGAGCTCGTTCGTCAGAGATCGCGGCATCAGAGTCGGAGACGTTCTTCTCTTGAAATTATATGATGACACCATCGATATCACCGTACTCCGATTAGACGGCGCCGGCGAGGACAACCGCACTGTGATTCCACCCCTGCCCCAAAAACACCCAcaagatcatcatcatcatcatcatggtGATCGTTCTGATCAAGAGCAGCAGCAGCCATTTCTGTGTGTGAAGAAACTGACCGAGGCAGATATGAGCAGTCGTCTTCGTCATCAGATACAGTTGCCGACCGAGGTAGCAGAAGCAATAACAGAGCCGGGAGATTTGAATCGTGACAATTTTGTGGTTCGAGTGTGGGACCAGACGTATCGGCACATCGAGATGGAGACGAAGCTGAAGCTGAGAGCCGACGGTGAAGTGCTGTTCGGCGATAACTGGTCCAAGTTGGTGGATGGTCGCGTCCTCAAAGCCGAAGATGTCGTCGTGTTTTGTGTTGATCTTGCTCGACGAATCATCACCACCACCGTGTATCGACAAGATGATGAACGACATCCTTTCATTCCATTTCCATCACGGTCATGACTGTCGTTTTTTAGGCTTGGATATATTGAATCTTGcaacttgtttttttttccttttttgatCTTGGAAACGTTCTTTCTTTCattgtttttcagttttttctttctttgatcATATAATGTTATGTACTTCTTCTTTGTCGTTTGAGTATTTAGGGCTGTCGTTTTTagtagtttggtcaagttattcTCAATTAcgaataattatttaatcttttaattaataataagtagAGACTAGTTTTTACATACGAAATAAGAATTGAGTTGTGATGCATTGCTATGAGCATTTTATATGAAGATCAATCTTGTATGATGAACATTATTATATAgtcttattaattattacaaagtTATGGTTAAAATGTTTCTGTTCTGGTTTTATTATTTGATATATGTTGTATGCTcttaaatgaaaaagaaaaaaactcaaaaaattaaaataaaatgaaaatggaaaacaaaaatgTATATGGCCTTGCTGCTTTCTTAGTCCACTGCTGTCTACCAAGTGTCTTTGAATTTGATAAGTTTTGCAAAGAGctctttttttaatataaactataTGGTAGATGTTAGTTAAAATCTACTCTAGGAAATAAAGATAAATTTCCTAGTTAAAGAACCTCAGATGAATCTTGTGAACCTAATTAATATAAAGCTAAAAACACAAATCAATATGATTAATTATCAAATAGTTTgaaaactaaaaacataaatcgGCACAAGTATATACTGGCTTAGAACAAGATCAATGTGATCTTAAACTTAATTCAGTTTTAGGAaccactatctcttctttattCGATCAACGAAATGAGTACAAAGCTTTTATCGAGCTTCTTGGAACAATCTTGGACCGACCACTCTAAATATCTCACAGGTATTTTCCTCTCAAACCCAGAACAATATAGTTCCCAAAACCAAGCTCTCACACACTTTCTCTCAATACTCAATCTTGATCTCCACACTAACTCTCTTTTTGATCTAGTGTGTTTTTATAATAAGTGGAGTGAAGTAGTCGTTTTATAGACCAATGATTGATTTAACACTTAGGTCAATgggcactactacaaaatactaTTTACGgaatacttttttaggacacgcatacTGACCCTtggtggaaaatagtctttataaatgatcctttaatttattttaaatattactataattataagtcagGACAAcggaataactcctataattatatatgaaaatatcacggataaaagtaggatcatttatcttaatacatagaacaataatatccccacagttatgtagtcaccaaatagttaaatttaataagtcataaaacaccataataatacttagcatccaccattcctcatgtctaactattacatagctaaCTTAGATATACAGACCGATAGGTTCCAAATTAAATACAAAATGCTCAAAAGATAGGACTAGGGAGCTAAACACATTAGCTTCAGCAATAATTCACCTTATCCACGTTTTGCGTCACTAGgatcctggaatgggagagatatagggggtgagcttataaagcccagtaggaaagcaactaagAACATAGGACTCAAAAGTTCAATaaaaacccctgcatggttagctttttaaaacaaaacatacatcatcatgtataaaccaaaatagagagaaaccataagtaatcataagagcatagctaccagTGCACATCACCCAGTCCACTAGacccctagttcccgttacccaccatagaaaatccgacatcctaaaccgggtagccggacctgataaccaccacaatggggaagctcagaacacttcctgtatacagatgctaggtctttacacctacaggtgagtggacacatgatctacctatgatgacacagagactaggtcgtgaaacaacaacatgcacaaatcatgatcactatggctctcatcgatataaccaaatgcaggtaagcatgaaaagaaataaacatgttccctttttattttagaaaattgggcagcataacagctgcatttgtataaaacccaaaaatcataacctgcataattAAGTGagcaaaataatatatttggcaCTCCGTGCCCTCAGAACAGAACAGAAAATATGTAGATTAAGTTTtccatttttcaaacactttataaatatcaaaattggaatatgttaatGCAATTCAATAAGGGTACAACaagtccaatagtcaagttgagtccctacctcttaaGAATGTTCAGTCCGAGCCCCAAGGGACACTCCCAAGCTTAACGATTATCCTAGAGCGAATTAAATTGGATCTATATATCACGATTTTCCTACGAGTATCAAATGAGCAAATGGTTATCATTATTggattccttattcaaaatcgtgtccaacgacatataatatgaccatatttaaataTTCAAGTTCCGAAACCTCACCCAAGCAGTGCACACTAGCAGTTGATAGCGGTACCGGGAACGTCGACGAATATATGCAtagcatatatcaaaacgatcctctCGAGTAGTACATCACGGAAGTACAACCCCTTTGCTCAACTGACCTCCGATGTCGCCGGAAAATGCCTCTGAAGgggcggagatacccaaaattTCGCCGGAGAAAAACGGTGAGTTGACTGAAATGACTTAGTGGGCGACGTTCCTCCCTTCACACTGGTTCCAACGGTACCACCCACTCACCAAACGGAGGTCTGGGTTCGCCGGAAAGTGTTTAAtaattggttttacaccttaacctattaataacacctagaagaacatttttaaccaaagaactcgggtagcgagttaaattcacggttcaacgttcacagtaactgtcctggggtaaccagggcgttacagtgtcgatgaagttatttattttaaatcatgtttttccgcatttagttttgtaaacgaTTTTccttagtttaaaattatgttttatgttttaaacaatgggtacccatgccatattttctattaatatgtatttgatacaatattttgatatttaataaagttctattattatGTAAATTTCATGGTCATGAATCATCATTCTGCTAATTATGTCGTTTTCTTGGTTTGTTGAATCTTGGAGCTtcaattctttctttctttctttcttttttttttgtttgaatcttgAGCTCGGAGCTTGGATTTTGGGACGTTCTTTCTTTCATACTTtgtttttgtaaatatatatatattgataatattcCTATAGTAATTTCTGAAAGTTGTCCGATTCATATCTGGTTTTCCTTAATTCTCTTAAAGAAAATGACTAGTTATTTCACTCCACCAATGCGAATTTTTGTTGTGTTATCTCAAagtgtttaataatttttataaattagtCTAATAGTGTTAATTAATGCGAACTACTTTCacttaataaatttataaaagtaTTCAAGTAAATAAATTATCTGTGTTATATTATATCtagaaataataaattattaaatggaatttaaaaataaaatatttcttcataattaaaGGAGGACGTACGGTTCAAGACTTAACCACAAGAATTAAaggaaaacatttaaaaaaaattgcataaATAAAAGTAACTAATAGTAACCTAACCCTATTGTCATTTTGTTTCTTTCTGTGTCTTAATGAAATGCATTAGAGACAGCTCTTTTGTCCAGTGTCTATGCGTACACCAAATAAGTGAAGTATCTGGTTGTTGTTGTTTTCAGTATTGGTGGACTTCTCCAATTGCTTGGCTGCATGTGTGCCGTCACGGTCACGGTCACGGTCACGGTCACGGTCACGGCCACGGCCACGGTCACGGTCACGGTCATTGTTTTGGATGGTATGTGTGCTCACCACTCGGACCAACCATGGGTTGATGCACCTCACAAATTTGATATCTCCTCCATCCCATGTCACCTACAgttacataattttaattttaacaaaCGAGTCTATAGGATTATTTTGTACAATCAATGCATGCGTGTAGAgttatataattaacaaaaacaaATTGAATAATAATACCTGTAGAAGGCGCCACGGAGGACCAAGCCAGCGGCTTGGTTGATCATCTACATCAGAGTTAATGGATCCCATGAACCAGCTCACCCGAGAGGAATCCTCACTCTCGAAAGCCATCTTAAATCTTGCCCCAGGGCCCAACTGACTCTTCCTCATCACCGCCGCATACACCGCCGTGGCCTCAACGCAGAACTCTGTGGTACCATTATTTACAGCTTCAATAGCACTCTCAGCCCTCTTTCTTC from Humulus lupulus chromosome 5, drHumLupu1.1, whole genome shotgun sequence encodes the following:
- the LOC133778811 gene encoding auxin response factor 16-like; amino-acid sequence: MNEPGEAGERRNVVDPLLWHACAGRLVHVPPVNANVFYFPQGHVELAGANADYLAAYRVPPNIHCRVTAVEFNVELDSDEVFTRISLVPLPIEAYIEAINRDWVDDVLGGIVNLERPQFFSKVLTQSDAHNGGGFSVPKKLAETIFPELDYNDDPPVQTLRARDVQGRIWRFRHVYRGRPLRHLLTTGWSKFVNGKKLVAGDSIVFSKAENGEVSVGIRRVKRDNRVGRKRAESAIEAVNLAVQVKPFQVSYYPNNGTPEFCVDATAVYAAVMRKSQLGPGARFKMAFESEDSSRVSWFMGSINSDVDDQPSRWLGPLWRLLQVTWDGGDIKFVRGINPWLVRVVSTHTIQNNDRDRGRGRDRDRDRDRDRDGTHAAKQLEKSTNTENNNNQILHLFGVRIDTGQKSCL
- the LOC133778810 gene encoding vacuolar protein sorting-associated protein 27-like produces the protein MTEELERARLQSQSQGPTEGSETGSAAESSSIDQYEIMSKVLGERSDFQRGVGYSKGKGKKSASSSTSQSQAQPVHTPQEDMATMAEMMKSMREEIRMLKSQQGPSGNPQHTSTETESRFESLLQRYLPSQPEGGISSQSPPPWSMPQQQQQHVYPPQQNYPNTYGRSSQSPPLYYPDVATGSQTSHPRRRDFGDSSQQQHPQQMYGQFVSPSQQQRYGQFESFLHQSPSPRPHARQFRPSSQHHSTQAPQFASPPLPRPNTSDQDIDLNEYFTPSWPDQNNNN